The Alloyangia pacifica DNA segment CATGTCCAGCGAGCCGTCCGGGTTCACGTCGAGCAGGGTCTCACCAAAGGTCCGGGTGACGTTGAAGGCCACCTGTGCCAGCGCCATCGCCGGATCGAGAGATTCCGTGCTCTCGCCGCCACCCAGGCCCATTTTCAGGATGCCACCCTTGACCGGCTCCTGCGCCAGCGCGGCGCTGAACGGGACGCTGCCCCCGATCAAAGCGCCAAGGCCGAGCACGGAGGCTCGGCCCAGCAGAGTGCGGCGCGAAAGTCCCTTGCGGGCGAAGCGCTGGTAGGTCGATGTCTTGGTCTGGTCGGTCATCATGTACCCCTGTTTCTTGCTTTCAGTTTTTATTGCGGACCCGTCTCCGGGAGGGGGCCCGTCGTTTCCGTTTGGTCGCTTCCTAATACCAATCCCCGGATTTCTCAACTTATCCGCCGGGCGGGCGCTCTCCGACGAAGCGTCCGGCCCCCGTGCTCTCGATCTGTGCATGCTTTTCCGCCAATTCGGCCAGCGCCTCTGCGACGGGTTGAGCCGGCAGGCTTGAACGCCGCGTGGAGAGATCCGTGTGCAGCAATAGCACCTCGATCGTGGCCGCGAGCGCGTCATCCCCGCGCCACAGCCGGTGGAAGAGTTGCATCTTCTTGCCCGTGCCCTGCAGGACCTGCGTGGTGACGGTGATCCGCTCGCCCGCGCGCACCTCCTCCAAGTAGCGGATGTGGCTCTCGACGGTGAAATAGCTGCGGCCCGCGCTGATATAGTCGGCGCCAGCCCCCACCATCTCCATCAGCCGGTCCGTCGCAAGCGAGGCGGCCTCGAGATAGTGGGTCTCATTCATGTGCCCGTTGTAGTCGGTCCAGCAGGCAGGCACCTGCCGCCGAGCGGTGACCGGCAGGCCGTCCTTGGTGCCGGCTTGCCCGATGTTGGTTTGCCCGAGCGCCGCCTCGTGGCTGGTGACCACGCCCCCCGCCCCGGAACCGCTGCGCTTCAGCGCCCGCAGCATGCCGACGATATTGTCGTCGCGCAGCCGCTCGAGCTGGCGGATCGACATGTGCCCGGATTGCGCGTCAGACTGGCCCGCGATGAGATCGACCAGCTCGGGCGTGAACTCCGGCACGTCCATGAGCTTGGTCCAGGGCCAGGAAAGCGCCGGGCCGAACTGGGCCATGAAGTGCTTCATCCCCGCCTCGCCTCCGGCGACGCGGTAGGTCTCGAATAGGCCCATCTGCGCCCAGCGGATGCCAAAGGCCATGCGGATGGCCTCGTCGATCTCCTCGGTGGTCGCCACCCCGTCTTTCACCAGCCACAGGCTCTCGCGCCAGACCGCCTCGAGCAGGCGGTCGGCGATATGGGCGTCGATCTCCTTGCGCAGGACCAGAGGGAACATGCCGACCGAGCGCAGAATCTCTGTGGCGGGGCCGATGCGCTCGGGCAGGCCGACCAGCTCGACCAGCGGCAGCAGGTAGACCGGGTTGAACGGGTGAGCGACGATGGCGCGGGCCCCTGCGGCATTCAGCTCTGAGGGCTTGAAGCCCGAGGTCGAGGAACCGATCACAGCACTTTCCGGCGCCAGCCCCGAGAGCGCCCCCAGGACCTTGTGCTTGAGGGCGAGCTGTTCGGGCACGCTCTCCTGCACCCAGTCCACCCCGGCGACCGCCTTGGCCATATCGCCGTAGAAGGTCAGCGCGCCTTCCTCCGGCAGCGCACGGTCGTAAAGCCCGGGCAGGGCGCGGCGGGCGTTGGCAATCACCTCGGAGAGCTTGCGTTCGGCCTCGGGGTCGGGATCGAAGACGTTCACGTTCCAGCCGTTGAGCAGGAAGCGCGCGGCCCAACCGCCGCCGATGACCCCTCCGCCGACGATGGCGGCGGTCTTCCGAGCTGGGCTCATGCCATCACCTTCGGCGCGCGCTTCACCAGGCCGAGCCGGGCGCGGACTTCCTCGGGGCCGACCACACGCGCGCCCATGTTCTCGATGATCGAGGCCGCGCGCTCCACGAGCTGCGCGTTGGTCGCGAGTTGGCCCTTGCCGAGCCAGAGGTTGTCCTCGAGTCCGACACGGACGTTGCCGCCCGCCAGCACCGAGGCCGCGACAAACGGCATCTGGTCCCGACCGAGGCTGAAGGCCGACCAAGTCCACTCCTCGGGCACCGCGTTCACCATGGCCATGAAGGTGTTGAGATCGTTCGGTGCGCCCCAAGGCACCCCCATGCAGAGCTGCACCAGCGCGGGGCTGGTCAACACGCCCTCGGCGACGAGGTGCTTGGCGAACCACAGATGACCGGTGTCGAAGGCCTCGATCTCGGGCTTGACGCCGAGCGCGGTCATCATGCCGCCCATGGCGCGCAGCATGCCCGGCGTGTTGGTCATCACGTAATCGGCCTCGGCGAAGTTCATGGTGCCGCAGTCGAGGGTGCAGATCTCCGGCAGGCATTGCGCGACGTGCGCCATGCGCTCACTGGCGCCGACCATGTCGGTGCCGATGGCCTTGACCGGAAAGGGCGCCTCGGTCGAGCCGAAGACGATGTCGCCGCCCATGCCGGCGGTGAGGTTCAGCACCACGTCCACCTCGGCGTCACGGATGCGCTCGGTGACCTCGCGGTAGAGCGCCGGATCGCGCGCGGGCGCGCCGGTCTCGGGATCGCGCACATGGCAATGCACCACTGCGGCACCGGCCTTCGCGGCGTCGATCGCGCTGCTGGCGATCTGCTCGGGGCTGCGCGGCACATGCGGCGAGCGGTCCTGCGTGCCGCCAGAGCCGGTCACCGCACAAGTGATGAAGACCTCTTTGTTCATCGTAAGAGGCATGAAGAACTCCTGATATTCCTGCGGTGGCAGCCAGGTCATCGCCCTTTCAAAGGGGCGGAACGCCTCGTGATCGGGCGCACATCCGACTGCCAATCGCGCGAAGAATACCTCGGGACTCCCCGGCAAAATGTACCTATTGTGACAAAATATGTTCCCAATATGCCTCCTGCGATGAAAAGCGTCACCCTTCTGCTCTACGACGGCTTCTCCAACATGGTGCTCTCGTGCCTTCTGGAGCCGCTGCGAGCCGTCCGTGACCAGGGTGCGGGCGGGCTGTCATGGCAGATCGTCACGCCCGATGACGGGCCGGCGCGCAGTTCGAGCGGGTTGAACATCTCTCCCGATGCGGCCATTGCCGACTGCGACCGCTGCGATTTGCTGATCGTGGTCAGCGGCTACGGCTACCGTGAGCATGCGCGGCCCGAGCGCCTGGCGCCGCTGCGCCGGATGACCCGCGGCGCGCGGGCCATCGTCGGAGCCGACACCGGCAGTTGGCTGCTGGCCGCGGCGGGCCTGCTCGATGATCAGGGCGCCACCATCCACTGGGCGGTCCTCGCCGAGTTCGCCGAGGCCTTCCCGCAAATCCAGCCGAGCAATGCGCGTTTCGTGCGCGGGCCGCGGGTCTCGACCTGTGGCGGCGCCTCGACTGCGCTCGAGCTGATGCTTGCGATCATTTCCGAGCAGTTCGGCCCGGCGGATGCCTTCCTCGTCTCGACCATGTTCGTGCATGACGCCGAGCGCCAGCAGCGCAGCGGGCGCGGCGCGAACTGGCTGGTGGGCAAGGGCACCGCGCGGCTTCGCAAGATCGTCAACCTGATGGTCGAGACCATCGAAAACCCCCTGCCCCTCGAGGATCTGGCGCAGCGCGCCGGGCTGACCCGCCGGACCCTCAACCGCCTCTTCCAGGCGGAACTGGCGATGTCGCCGGGGCGTTACTACCAGCTCATGCGGCTGAGCCACGCCCGCGAGCTGGCCTCCGGGAGCGACTACGACCTGCGCGAGATCGCCCTGCGCTGCGGCTATTCCAATGCCTCGGCGCTGAGCAAGGCCTTCCGGCTGGCCTTCGGCCACCCGATCCGCAAGGCGCGCGCGCCCCGTCCGCGTCAGCGCGAGAGCTGAACCAACGCATACACGATCTGCGAAAAGCTGGTCCGCGCATGATCATTCACATCGCGCGCGCGCAGCCAGCCATGCACGAGCCCGGCGTGGCTCTGCAGATGCACCTCGGCTCCCGCCTCCCGAGCGGCCCTGGCGTAGCGCAGCGCATCATCGTACAGCGGATCGCATTCGGCCGGGAACAGCCATGTCGGCGGCAGCGTTGAGAGCGCCCCCTTCGCCGGGACGAGGCGCGGGTCCTCGGGATCGCCGCCAAGGACCTCGCGGTAGGTGCCAAGATCACGTGTGCTCAGCAGCGGCGCCTCGGCGTGCTGCACAAAGCTGCCAGCCTCGTGCGGGAAGCCGAGACCGGGGTAGATCAGAACCTGCCCGCGCAGTCCGAGGTCCGCGCGCGTGCCACTGACTGCGGCGCAAAGCGAGGCCCCGGCGCTGTCACCGCAGAGGATCACCGGCCCCGCCGCGCAGCAGGCCTCGACGACGCTGACCAGATCCTCATGGGCGGCCAGCCCCGGGTGCTCCGGCGCCAGCCGGTAGTCGACCGAGACCACCCGGCAGCCAGACCGCTGCGCCAGCTCGGCACAGACATCATCGTGGCTCTCGAGCCCGCCCAGCACGAAGCCGCCGCCATGCGCGTAGATCACCGTCACCGGCGACACTTCCCCATAGAGCCGCACCGGCACGCCCCTGATGTCACGGTCCGCAACGGCAAGCCCCTCTGGTCGCCCCCGGTGGAAATGCGCCGCCA contains these protein-coding regions:
- a CDS encoding carnitine 3-dehydrogenase; the encoded protein is MSPARKTAAIVGGGVIGGGWAARFLLNGWNVNVFDPDPEAERKLSEVIANARRALPGLYDRALPEEGALTFYGDMAKAVAGVDWVQESVPEQLALKHKVLGALSGLAPESAVIGSSTSGFKPSELNAAGARAIVAHPFNPVYLLPLVELVGLPERIGPATEILRSVGMFPLVLRKEIDAHIADRLLEAVWRESLWLVKDGVATTEEIDEAIRMAFGIRWAQMGLFETYRVAGGEAGMKHFMAQFGPALSWPWTKLMDVPEFTPELVDLIAGQSDAQSGHMSIRQLERLRDDNIVGMLRALKRSGSGAGGVVTSHEAALGQTNIGQAGTKDGLPVTARRQVPACWTDYNGHMNETHYLEAASLATDRLMEMVGAGADYISAGRSYFTVESHIRYLEEVRAGERITVTTQVLQGTGKKMQLFHRLWRGDDALAATIEVLLLHTDLSTRRSSLPAQPVAEALAELAEKHAQIESTGAGRFVGERPPGG
- a CDS encoding GlxA family transcriptional regulator encodes the protein MKSVTLLLYDGFSNMVLSCLLEPLRAVRDQGAGGLSWQIVTPDDGPARSSSGLNISPDAAIADCDRCDLLIVVSGYGYREHARPERLAPLRRMTRGARAIVGADTGSWLLAAAGLLDDQGATIHWAVLAEFAEAFPQIQPSNARFVRGPRVSTCGGASTALELMLAIISEQFGPADAFLVSTMFVHDAERQQRSGRGANWLVGKGTARLRKIVNLMVETIENPLPLEDLAQRAGLTRRTLNRLFQAELAMSPGRYYQLMRLSHARELASGSDYDLREIALRCGYSNASALSKAFRLAFGHPIRKARAPRPRQRES
- a CDS encoding 3-keto-5-aminohexanoate cleavage protein, with amino-acid sequence MPLTMNKEVFITCAVTGSGGTQDRSPHVPRSPEQIASSAIDAAKAGAAVVHCHVRDPETGAPARDPALYREVTERIRDAEVDVVLNLTAGMGGDIVFGSTEAPFPVKAIGTDMVGASERMAHVAQCLPEICTLDCGTMNFAEADYVMTNTPGMLRAMGGMMTALGVKPEIEAFDTGHLWFAKHLVAEGVLTSPALVQLCMGVPWGAPNDLNTFMAMVNAVPEEWTWSAFSLGRDQMPFVAASVLAGGNVRVGLEDNLWLGKGQLATNAQLVERAASIIENMGARVVGPEEVRARLGLVKRAPKVMA
- a CDS encoding alpha/beta hydrolase; protein product: MDYRSYLSPEIIAFVDETLAFYPEELDPRDWPRQRAVYDRMAAHFHRGRPEGLAVADRDIRGVPVRLYGEVSPVTVIYAHGGGFVLGGLESHDDVCAELAQRSGCRVVSVDYRLAPEHPGLAAHEDLVSVVEACCAAGPVILCGDSAGASLCAAVSGTRADLGLRGQVLIYPGLGFPHEAGSFVQHAEAPLLSTRDLGTYREVLGGDPEDPRLVPAKGALSTLPPTWLFPAECDPLYDDALRYARAAREAGAEVHLQSHAGLVHGWLRARDVNDHARTSFSQIVYALVQLSR